A stretch of the Chlamydia pecorum E58 genome encodes the following:
- the mnmG gene encoding tRNA uridine-5-carboxymethylaminomethyl(34) synthesis enzyme MnmG, with translation MWTYPVNYDVIVVGAGHAGCEAAYCAAKIGALVLMLTSNLDTIAKLSCNPAVGGIGKGHIVREIDALGGIMAEVTDQTGIQFRILNQTKGPAVRAPRAQVDKQLYHIHMKRLLEKTENLHIMQGTVVSLLDKESCISGVTTKEGVTYLGKTVVLSSGTFMQGLIHIGERNFSGGRLGDPASLGLSDSLRQRGFPLGRLKTGTPPRLLASSIDFSSMEEQPGDPGVGFVHRNEPFVPPLPQISCYITHTTSATKQIIEENLHCSALYGGRIEGVGPRYCPSIEDKIVKFADKERHHIFLEPEGLYTQEIYANGLSTSMPCDIQRQIIHSVRGLEAAVIMRPAYAIEYDYIHGNVIHATLESKIIEGLFLCGQINGTTGYEEAAAQGLIAGINAVNKVLNRSPFIPSRQESYIGVMLDDLTTQVLDEPYRMFTGRAEHRLLLRQDNAGTRLAQYGYDLGLLSKERYEFFQNQKVRLEEEKQRLQKTFKKYENSVVSLAKVLCRPEVSYDALQKIFPEDVQDLGPVLNASLEMEIKYAGYISRQQTLISNLAKSEETAIPEDLDYQAIVGLSLEAKEKFTKFTPRTLGSASRISGISSADIQVLMIALKKHALSS, from the coding sequence ATGTGGACTTATCCAGTTAATTATGATGTCATTGTAGTTGGTGCTGGACATGCGGGTTGTGAGGCTGCTTATTGTGCTGCCAAGATAGGAGCTCTTGTTCTTATGCTCACATCTAATTTGGATACTATTGCAAAATTGAGTTGCAATCCTGCCGTTGGAGGGATTGGCAAGGGTCATATTGTCCGAGAGATTGACGCTCTGGGTGGCATTATGGCGGAAGTTACAGACCAAACTGGGATACAATTTCGTATTCTCAATCAAACAAAAGGCCCTGCTGTTCGTGCGCCTCGGGCTCAAGTGGATAAGCAGTTATATCATATTCATATGAAGCGCCTTCTGGAGAAAACTGAAAATCTCCACATTATGCAAGGAACTGTGGTATCCTTATTAGATAAGGAATCTTGCATTTCTGGCGTCACAACAAAAGAAGGCGTCACATATTTGGGGAAAACTGTAGTTCTTTCCTCTGGGACGTTTATGCAGGGGTTAATCCACATTGGAGAGCGTAATTTTTCTGGAGGTCGTTTAGGAGATCCAGCTTCTTTAGGATTATCTGACTCCCTGAGACAAAGAGGTTTTCCCCTTGGCAGGCTAAAAACAGGCACTCCCCCGCGGTTATTGGCCTCTTCTATTGATTTTTCGTCGATGGAAGAGCAGCCAGGAGATCCTGGCGTCGGTTTTGTACATAGAAATGAGCCGTTTGTCCCTCCTTTACCTCAAATATCTTGTTATATCACCCATACTACGTCTGCTACAAAGCAAATTATAGAGGAAAATCTTCATTGTTCTGCGCTTTATGGAGGACGCATTGAAGGAGTTGGGCCTCGCTATTGTCCTTCTATTGAGGATAAGATTGTCAAATTCGCAGATAAGGAGCGTCACCACATCTTTTTAGAACCTGAGGGGCTCTATACCCAAGAGATCTATGCTAATGGCTTATCTACTTCCATGCCGTGTGATATACAGCGTCAAATTATTCATTCTGTTCGTGGCTTAGAAGCTGCTGTGATCATGCGTCCTGCATATGCTATAGAATATGACTATATCCACGGGAATGTGATTCATGCGACGTTGGAAAGTAAGATTATAGAAGGGCTATTTTTATGTGGTCAAATTAACGGGACAACAGGCTACGAAGAAGCTGCAGCTCAAGGTTTAATTGCAGGGATTAACGCTGTTAATAAAGTCCTTAATAGATCTCCCTTTATCCCTTCCCGTCAGGAGTCTTACATTGGAGTCATGTTGGATGATCTTACGACGCAAGTTCTTGATGAGCCCTATCGTATGTTTACGGGAAGGGCAGAACATAGGCTATTGCTAAGACAAGATAACGCTGGAACACGCCTTGCACAATATGGGTATGATCTAGGGCTTTTATCCAAAGAGCGCTATGAGTTCTTTCAGAATCAGAAAGTACGTTTAGAAGAAGAAAAACAGCGGTTACAAAAAACATTTAAAAAATATGAGAATTCTGTAGTATCCCTAGCCAAGGTATTATGCCGCCCCGAGGTATCTTATGACGCTTTGCAGAAGATTTTCCCTGAGGATGTTCAAGATTTAGGCCCTGTATTAAATGCTTCTTTAGAGATGGAAATCAAGTATGCAGGGTATATCAGTCGCCAACAAACGTTAATATCAAACCTTGCTAAATCTGAAGAAACCGCAATCCCAGAGGATTTAGACTACCAAGCTATTGTAGGGTTAAGCTTAGAAGCTAAGGAAAAATTTACTAAGTTCACTCCTAGGACGTTAGGATCTGCATCACGTATTTCTGGGATTTCCTCTGCAGATATTCAAGTTCTTATGATTGCTTTGAAAAAGCATGCGCTCTCTTCCTAA
- the dnaB gene encoding replicative DNA helicase: protein MNRGSSAQTEPPPHSPPLSPPNSKESEMIVLGCMLTGVNYLNLAANQLYEEDFYYLEHRLIFRVLQDAFKQDKPIDVHLAGEELKRRNHLKVIGGPTYLITLADFAGTAAYIEEYIEIIRSKSTLRKMIQAAKEIEKKASEEPKNVTEALDEAQSAFFKISQTTAVAPYVLVADKLRGLVAAKEKPYLEQLQEKQEFFQQHAQTSEASFFSGIPTHFIDLDRLIHGFSPSNLMILAARPAMGKTALALNIAENLCFQNQIPVGIFSLEMTVDQLIHRIICSRAEVESRKINIGDLSGHDFQRIVSVVNEMQKQTLLIDDQPGLKVSDLRARARRMKESYDIQFLIIDYLQLLSGSGTLRSTESRQTEISEISRMLKTLARELNIPILCLSQLSRKVEDRANHRPMMSDLRESGSIEQDSDLVMFLLRREYYDPHDKPGTAELIIAKNRHGSIGSVPLVFEKELARFRNYAAFEFAN, encoded by the coding sequence ATGAATCGCGGATCATCGGCTCAGACAGAACCTCCTCCCCACTCTCCTCCTCTCTCTCCACCTAACTCTAAAGAATCAGAAATGATTGTTTTGGGCTGCATGCTAACAGGAGTAAACTACCTCAACCTTGCTGCGAATCAACTCTACGAAGAAGATTTTTATTATCTAGAACACAGACTGATTTTTAGAGTGCTGCAGGACGCCTTTAAACAAGACAAGCCCATAGATGTTCACCTTGCAGGGGAGGAGCTTAAGCGTCGCAATCACCTTAAGGTAATCGGCGGTCCTACTTACCTGATTACCCTAGCAGATTTTGCAGGAACAGCAGCTTATATAGAAGAATATATTGAAATCATCCGCTCTAAATCAACCTTAAGAAAAATGATTCAGGCGGCAAAGGAAATCGAAAAAAAAGCTAGTGAAGAGCCCAAAAACGTCACAGAAGCTTTAGACGAAGCCCAAAGCGCCTTTTTTAAAATCAGCCAAACAACAGCTGTGGCACCTTATGTCCTTGTTGCAGATAAACTCCGAGGTCTTGTTGCCGCCAAGGAAAAGCCCTACCTAGAGCAGCTTCAAGAAAAACAAGAGTTTTTTCAACAGCATGCGCAAACTAGCGAAGCATCTTTTTTCTCAGGGATCCCCACACATTTTATTGATTTGGATCGGTTAATCCATGGGTTTTCCCCTTCAAATTTAATGATTTTGGCTGCGCGCCCCGCCATGGGGAAAACTGCTCTCGCTTTAAACATTGCAGAAAATCTTTGCTTTCAAAATCAAATTCCTGTTGGAATTTTCTCTTTAGAAATGACTGTAGATCAGCTCATCCATAGAATTATTTGCTCTAGAGCAGAAGTCGAATCTAGGAAAATCAACATTGGCGATCTTTCAGGTCATGATTTTCAAAGAATTGTTTCTGTAGTGAACGAAATGCAGAAACAGACTTTACTCATAGATGATCAGCCTGGGTTAAAAGTTTCTGATTTACGTGCTCGGGCACGGAGGATGAAAGAGAGTTACGATATCCAATTTCTCATTATTGATTACTTACAACTACTTTCTGGCTCGGGCACCCTAAGGTCTACGGAAAGCCGTCAAACAGAAATTTCAGAAATTTCACGCATGTTAAAAACATTAGCTCGAGAGCTAAATATCCCTATTTTGTGCTTATCACAGCTGTCTCGAAAAGTTGAAGACCGAGCAAACCACCGCCCTATGATGAGTGATCTCCGAGAAAGTGGAAGCATTGAGCAGGACTCAGACTTGGTGATGTTTCTATTACGTCGGGAGTACTATGATCCCCATGACAAACCCGGCACAGCAGAACTAATTATCGCTAAAAACCGCCATGGCTCTATAGGTTCTGTCCCATTAGTTTTTGAAAAAGAACTTGCCCGCTTCCGTAACTATGCTGCGTTTGAGTTTGCAAACTAG
- a CDS encoding CDP-alcohol phosphatidyltransferase family protein — protein sequence MRQFCNLLSLSRLWLALFFFQEKLYFRLLIIFGAMVSDVLDGYLARRYKVTSRLGSILDPATDKIFVFVCVITLYFEGALSVTHLLFICARDIFLLIFIIYLLRVRGWKGYDYKALFWGKVFTVVQFIILLGVTAGGQIPVMSLTPLVILGFFYFLERVLDYKKQCLG from the coding sequence ATGAGACAATTTTGTAATTTACTTTCTCTATCACGTTTGTGGCTAGCTCTATTCTTTTTTCAAGAGAAGTTGTATTTCCGTCTCCTAATTATCTTTGGTGCCATGGTGAGTGATGTTTTGGATGGGTATCTAGCTCGTCGCTATAAAGTCACAAGCCGTTTAGGATCGATTCTTGATCCGGCTACGGATAAAATCTTTGTATTTGTATGTGTTATTACTCTCTACTTTGAGGGAGCGCTTTCTGTCACTCATCTCCTTTTTATTTGTGCTAGAGATATCTTTCTTTTAATTTTTATTATCTATTTGCTTAGAGTGCGTGGTTGGAAGGGATATGATTATAAAGCCCTATTTTGGGGGAAAGTGTTTACTGTTGTCCAGTTTATCATCTTATTAGGGGTGACTGCTGGAGGGCAGATCCCAGTCATGAGCTTGACGCCTCTCGTGATTTTGGGCTTTTTTTACTTTCTTGAGAGAGTCTTAGACTACAAGAAGCAGTGTTTAGGCTAG
- the npt2 gene encoding NTP/H+ exchange transporter Npt2 produces MQSSEVKPSSRLWAYLCPIYRSEIPKFVPLFFLAFFVGFNYCLLKSMKDTLVIVGSSAGAEVIPFLKVWGIVPGAVLITMVYGLLSRRYSRDVVFYLLVGGFLGFFFIFVVFIYPMGDKLHLHGVANWLQGVLPKGLRGFVVMIRFWSYSLYYVMSELWSSVVLSTLFWGLANQITTVKEAARSYALLHTGLNLSSICAGEISCAMGKHKILHCAFACDPWHEVMLNLTGFITCAGLIIILLYRRIHKITKGYDSSGIANSLSGEESVAGAKAKKKVKAPAKSLFLHLVRSRYLLGIAVIVLSYNLVIHLFEVVWKDLVSQIYSSHVEFNSYMGRITTLIGIVSVIASFLIAGQSIRRWGWFAGALATPIVMLVTGVLFFGAIFAVKRDIMIFGGVFGMAPLALAAWMGGVQNILARGAKFTFFDQTKEMAFIPLSHDDKNYGKAAIDGVISRVGKSGGSLVYQGLLIVFSSVAASLNVIATVLLLIIVVWIIVVAYIAREYKQKVLATSADAPQQSLSSAAIEEDEEQLQQTQKQSPETVGVI; encoded by the coding sequence ATGCAGTCATCGGAAGTGAAACCCTCTTCAAGGCTGTGGGCGTATTTGTGCCCTATTTATCGATCAGAAATTCCAAAATTTGTTCCCCTCTTCTTTCTCGCATTCTTTGTTGGCTTTAACTACTGTCTTCTAAAAAGTATGAAGGATACATTGGTGATTGTCGGCTCCAGCGCTGGGGCTGAGGTGATCCCTTTTTTAAAGGTTTGGGGGATAGTTCCTGGGGCTGTACTCATTACAATGGTGTATGGTCTGCTTAGCCGGCGCTACTCTAGGGATGTCGTGTTCTATCTGTTAGTAGGAGGGTTCCTTGGATTTTTCTTTATTTTCGTAGTCTTTATTTACCCGATGGGGGACAAACTACATTTGCATGGAGTGGCAAATTGGTTGCAGGGAGTTCTTCCTAAGGGATTGCGTGGGTTTGTTGTGATGATCCGCTTCTGGAGCTACAGCTTGTACTATGTTATGTCAGAGCTGTGGAGTTCTGTGGTTCTCTCCACGTTATTCTGGGGGTTAGCAAATCAGATTACGACGGTTAAAGAGGCTGCCCGTTCTTATGCCTTGTTGCATACAGGGTTAAACTTGTCCTCAATTTGTGCTGGAGAAATTTCCTGCGCGATGGGGAAACATAAAATTCTACACTGTGCATTTGCGTGTGATCCTTGGCATGAGGTGATGTTGAACCTTACTGGGTTTATTACATGTGCGGGGCTCATTATCATCTTGTTATATCGTAGAATTCATAAGATCACCAAGGGGTACGACTCTTCAGGGATAGCAAATTCCTTGTCAGGGGAAGAGAGTGTTGCAGGCGCCAAAGCGAAAAAGAAAGTTAAAGCTCCTGCAAAAAGTTTATTCTTGCATTTAGTTCGCTCTCGGTATTTGTTGGGAATTGCGGTGATCGTGTTGTCCTATAACCTAGTGATTCATCTTTTCGAAGTGGTGTGGAAAGACCTTGTAAGTCAGATTTATAGTTCTCATGTGGAATTCAATAGCTATATGGGAAGAATTACCACCCTTATTGGGATAGTGTCTGTGATTGCTTCGTTCTTGATTGCGGGACAAAGTATCCGCCGTTGGGGATGGTTTGCTGGAGCTCTAGCTACTCCTATTGTAATGTTGGTTACGGGAGTGCTATTTTTCGGCGCCATTTTTGCTGTAAAAAGGGATATTATGATTTTTGGCGGGGTGTTTGGCATGGCTCCTTTGGCTCTTGCAGCCTGGATGGGAGGAGTGCAAAATATTCTTGCTCGTGGAGCGAAATTCACCTTTTTCGATCAGACTAAGGAAATGGCATTCATCCCGCTTTCTCACGATGATAAAAACTATGGGAAGGCGGCTATCGATGGTGTGATCTCTAGGGTGGGAAAATCTGGAGGGTCTTTAGTTTATCAAGGCCTGCTGATAGTCTTCTCTTCTGTAGCAGCCTCTTTGAATGTCATCGCTACAGTTTTGCTATTAATCATCGTCGTTTGGATTATTGTCGTTGCATATATTGCTCGGGAGTATAAGCAAAAGGTTTTAGCAACCTCTGCAGATGCTCCCCAACAGTCTTTGTCTTCTGCTGCTATAGAAGAAGATGAAGAGCAACTTCAGCAAACTCAGAAGCAGTCTCCAGAGACTGTAGGTGTGATATAG
- a CDS encoding S49 family peptidase — MKILWRCFSKAFFSIIGLSLGVVLAFMLLLGLVASVANFSPTNFVNLPDAQGVVRELGKTAPIIVVLDIKDSITSAKSSAKSLEEALLALEKEPFKDRVKGVILDMNCPGGEVFEVSRIYATLNFWKQKSSLPLYVFVNGLCASGGYYIACTADKIYTSPASLIGSVGVLSGPYFNVKEGLNRHGIESDVLTAGEEKAPLNPYTPWTAQARKERQGVIDFLYGQFVDVVASHRPLLTKDKLERTLGARIFPPQQALEEGFVDVINVTKQHVLQELVTACGIEESYRVVGIEGGGLWKKIATAAASSPLITGKLTWSVSSEEHAREIAYF; from the coding sequence ATGAAAATCTTGTGGCGTTGTTTCTCTAAGGCCTTTTTTTCCATTATAGGGCTATCCTTAGGGGTGGTGCTTGCTTTTATGCTTTTGTTAGGACTTGTTGCTTCTGTTGCCAATTTTAGCCCGACAAATTTTGTAAACTTACCCGATGCTCAAGGGGTAGTAAGAGAATTAGGGAAGACTGCTCCAATTATTGTTGTCTTGGATATAAAAGATAGCATTACTTCTGCAAAGAGCTCAGCAAAATCTCTAGAAGAGGCGCTTTTGGCTTTGGAGAAAGAGCCTTTTAAGGATCGTGTGAAAGGGGTAATTCTCGATATGAACTGTCCAGGAGGAGAGGTTTTTGAGGTGTCCCGGATTTATGCTACGTTAAATTTCTGGAAGCAAAAAAGCTCCTTGCCTTTATACGTGTTTGTCAATGGCCTTTGTGCTTCTGGAGGCTATTATATCGCTTGCACTGCAGATAAAATTTATACATCTCCTGCATCTTTAATTGGCTCTGTGGGTGTACTTTCAGGGCCCTATTTTAACGTGAAAGAAGGCCTGAATCGACATGGGATCGAAAGTGATGTCTTAACTGCAGGAGAAGAAAAGGCACCTTTAAACCCCTATACTCCATGGACAGCTCAAGCAAGGAAAGAACGTCAGGGAGTAATAGATTTTCTTTATGGGCAGTTTGTGGATGTTGTGGCATCCCATCGTCCGTTATTAACTAAAGACAAGCTTGAACGCACCTTAGGTGCTCGGATTTTCCCCCCTCAGCAGGCTTTAGAAGAGGGATTTGTTGATGTGATTAATGTAACAAAGCAGCATGTATTACAAGAGCTTGTTACGGCATGTGGGATAGAGGAGAGCTATCGTGTTGTGGGAATTGAAGGGGGCGGTTTATGGAAGAAAATTGCCACGGCAGCAGCGTCAAGTCCTTTAATTACTGGGAAGCTTACCTGGAGTGTTTCCTCAGAAGAGCATGCTAGGGAAATCGCATATTTTTAG
- the polA gene encoding DNA polymerase I: protein MGQSEEKLSKRLFVLDASGFVFRAYFALPEMKTPLGERAQVVFGFVRSINKLIKEFSPQYMVAVFDGPNNKQSRQEIYTEYKSNREKKVEDLSIQIALVKEYCVLRGLAHIEVDSVEADDVIASITTRAVHEGYDVCICTADKDLLQLAGPQVGLWNPWKEQGIFGEEEVLERYGVPPKCIPDYLALVGDTSDNIPGVKGCGPKKAAALLQQFGSVEGILENLEHIKGSNQTMLKEQKEILQLSKKLAVLDHNVSLPCSIASLTFPNLSVDEEKLQVFYMQQGFKTLVHREDAVLSEINVSVVVEPEELIDVLQSFEKKSLAIAAAYVGKHLVSLALQGIALSDGNRVVYVELKQRPEELLEILCKFFSREDLSFYGYNIKRDLHALRNAGIVIYNVSCDLALAEHLIHGGARTSFQSLLVSHGWAAVAARYVKEWGHHALPLVQLPENPEKYFGELVALLPQIKESLLEELQKKQLTDVFFNLEMPLEHVLFSMERNGMPLDSKKLVSLEHSLEQDLAILTEEIYTLAGEPFNIKSPKQLANILYNKLGITPLDKAKSTRAEVLEALREEHKIIEKLLMFRALEKLLSTYVKALPRQVAPQTQRIHATFEQMGTATGRLACRDPNLQNIPKRSSRGLSLREAFLVPCETVSFLAADYSQIELRLLAHLSQDEVLLHAFHQGEDIHAFTASQVFSVPLDQVTKQQRMYAKTVNFGIIYGQQAYGLSKILKIPLSEAQELIQAYFERYSGVARFVEETIAAASHDLKVTTMLGRERVIDNWDEHPGIRASSGRLAVNTRIQGSAAELIKCAMLEISKEIQDRKLQSRMLLQIHDELIFEVPDGEMQEMCALVQEKMEAAMTLTVPLVVNILIGKNWAEC from the coding sequence ATGGGACAGAGCGAAGAGAAGCTTTCAAAGAGGTTGTTTGTTTTAGATGCTTCGGGATTTGTATTTCGAGCATATTTTGCCCTTCCAGAGATGAAAACCCCTCTGGGAGAGAGAGCTCAGGTGGTTTTTGGCTTTGTTCGTTCTATAAACAAATTGATCAAGGAGTTTTCTCCTCAGTACATGGTTGCGGTTTTTGATGGGCCTAATAATAAGCAAAGCCGTCAAGAGATCTATACAGAGTATAAAAGTAACCGAGAAAAGAAAGTCGAAGACCTTTCTATACAGATTGCCTTGGTGAAAGAGTATTGTGTATTACGTGGGCTGGCTCACATAGAGGTGGATTCTGTTGAGGCGGATGATGTGATCGCAAGTATTACTACACGGGCAGTACATGAAGGGTATGATGTGTGTATCTGCACAGCAGATAAAGATCTCCTGCAGTTGGCAGGGCCTCAAGTAGGGCTATGGAACCCCTGGAAAGAACAGGGAATTTTCGGAGAGGAAGAAGTTTTGGAGCGTTATGGGGTGCCTCCAAAGTGTATTCCAGATTATCTCGCTTTAGTTGGGGATACCTCGGATAACATCCCAGGGGTCAAAGGATGTGGGCCAAAGAAAGCTGCAGCGCTTCTTCAGCAGTTCGGTAGTGTTGAGGGGATTTTAGAGAATCTCGAGCACATCAAAGGATCTAACCAAACAATGCTTAAAGAACAAAAGGAGATATTGCAGCTAAGTAAGAAATTAGCCGTGTTGGATCATAATGTCTCTTTGCCCTGTTCCATAGCGTCATTGACTTTCCCGAACCTCTCCGTAGATGAGGAGAAGCTACAGGTGTTTTATATGCAGCAGGGATTTAAGACTTTAGTGCACCGAGAAGATGCTGTCCTCTCAGAGATTAATGTTTCCGTAGTTGTAGAGCCGGAAGAGCTCATAGATGTGTTGCAGAGCTTTGAGAAGAAGTCCTTAGCGATCGCAGCGGCCTATGTAGGCAAGCATCTTGTCTCTTTAGCTTTGCAGGGGATCGCACTATCGGATGGAAACCGCGTGGTATATGTAGAGCTTAAGCAACGTCCCGAAGAGCTTCTAGAGATATTGTGCAAGTTTTTTTCAAGAGAGGATCTTTCATTTTATGGTTACAATATCAAGCGTGATTTGCATGCGCTGAGAAATGCAGGTATTGTTATTTATAATGTGAGCTGTGACCTTGCTCTAGCGGAGCATCTCATTCATGGCGGAGCAAGAACATCGTTTCAATCGTTGCTTGTTAGCCATGGATGGGCAGCAGTGGCAGCTAGGTATGTGAAAGAATGGGGACATCATGCCTTGCCTCTTGTTCAGCTTCCAGAAAACCCTGAGAAGTATTTTGGTGAGCTTGTAGCACTCCTTCCCCAGATTAAGGAGAGCTTGCTTGAGGAACTACAAAAGAAACAACTTACAGACGTGTTCTTTAATTTAGAAATGCCTTTAGAGCACGTGCTATTTTCCATGGAAAGAAATGGAATGCCTTTGGATAGCAAAAAACTTGTTAGTTTAGAGCATTCTTTAGAGCAGGACCTCGCTATTCTTACGGAAGAGATTTACACGTTGGCAGGGGAGCCATTTAATATTAAGTCTCCAAAGCAGCTGGCAAATATTTTGTATAATAAACTAGGGATCACCCCTTTAGATAAAGCGAAATCTACGCGGGCAGAAGTTTTAGAAGCACTACGTGAGGAACATAAAATTATTGAAAAGCTCCTCATGTTTCGGGCTTTAGAAAAGTTGCTTTCAACTTATGTCAAAGCTTTGCCTCGGCAAGTTGCTCCTCAAACACAAAGAATTCATGCAACTTTTGAGCAGATGGGAACAGCAACAGGAAGACTCGCCTGTCGGGATCCTAATTTGCAAAATATTCCTAAAAGATCTTCTCGGGGGCTTTCTTTGCGGGAGGCCTTTTTGGTGCCATGTGAAACTGTCTCCTTTTTAGCGGCAGACTATTCTCAAATCGAATTACGGCTACTGGCTCATCTAAGTCAGGATGAGGTATTGCTACATGCATTTCATCAGGGAGAGGATATTCATGCGTTTACGGCATCTCAGGTTTTTTCTGTGCCTTTAGATCAGGTGACAAAACAGCAGCGTATGTATGCGAAAACAGTCAATTTTGGCATCATCTATGGCCAACAGGCATATGGCTTGTCTAAAATCTTAAAGATTCCTCTTAGTGAGGCGCAGGAGTTGATTCAGGCATACTTCGAGAGGTACTCTGGAGTGGCGCGCTTCGTAGAAGAAACGATTGCAGCAGCGTCTCACGACCTTAAAGTAACAACCATGCTAGGACGCGAGAGGGTTATTGATAATTGGGATGAGCATCCTGGAATACGGGCTTCTTCAGGACGCTTAGCAGTGAACACCCGAATACAAGGAAGTGCTGCAGAGCTAATAAAATGTGCCATGCTAGAGATTTCTAAGGAGATCCAAGACAGAAAGCTTCAGAGTAGGATGTTACTTCAAATCCATGATGAATTAATTTTTGAAGTCCCCGATGGGGAAATGCAGGAAATGTGTGCTCTTGTTCAAGAAAAGATGGAAGCTGCAATGACCCTGACCGTTCCGCTCGTAGTAAATATCTTAATTGGAAAAAATTGGGCAGAATGTTAA
- the coaE gene encoding dephospho-CoA kinase (Dephospho-CoA kinase (CoaE) performs the final step in coenzyme A biosynthesis.), whose translation MLKLLKVSITGDLSSGKTEASRIFQELGAFVVSADKISHSFLILHTHIGCQIVDLLGPEVIVDGTLSSRAMAEKVFKSPSLLEGLEKILHPEVCRIIEEQYDQAAQSRRYPLFVAEVPLLYEIHYADWFDKVILIAADEDVRRRRFIKKTGFSGENFYQRCARFSDFAEKAAQADIVIENNGSKEEFHQKVEEYFYALKGAI comes from the coding sequence ATGTTAAAGTTGTTGAAGGTTTCCATTACGGGGGATCTCTCTTCTGGGAAAACTGAAGCGTCGCGGATTTTTCAGGAGCTAGGGGCCTTTGTTGTTAGTGCTGATAAAATTTCACATAGTTTCCTTATTCTCCATACGCACATAGGTTGTCAGATAGTTGATCTTTTAGGACCAGAAGTTATTGTCGATGGAACGTTAAGTTCGCGAGCCATGGCAGAGAAGGTCTTTAAAAGTCCTTCTCTTTTGGAAGGTTTGGAAAAGATCTTACATCCTGAAGTTTGTCGGATAATTGAGGAGCAATATGATCAAGCTGCACAAAGTAGGCGGTACCCTTTATTTGTAGCTGAGGTGCCTTTATTATATGAGATACATTATGCCGATTGGTTTGATAAGGTTATCCTTATTGCTGCGGATGAAGATGTACGTCGAAGAAGATTTATTAAGAAAACAGGATTTTCTGGAGAAAATTTTTATCAGAGGTGTGCACGTTTTTCAGATTTTGCTGAAAAGGCTGCCCAAGCAGATATTGTTATTGAAAATAATGGTTCTAAAGAAGAATTCCATCAGAAAGTCGAAGAATATTTTTACGCTTTAAAGGGAGCAATATGA